From the Candidatus Saccharimonadaceae bacterium ML1 genome, one window contains:
- a CDS encoding tyrosine-type recombinase/integrase has translation MSALLLDFAEYLEIERGRSSRTSENYTRYLERFLQFAGMDLTVDKITPELIRKYRLWLNRQKDDNGNELALITQNYHLIALRGFLNYLSKRSIPSMAPNKIELPRVHRKQVTFLYNDEVERIFDAVPDDDEISHLRDRAILELLYSSGLRVSELIGLNRDHVNTTRREFTVRGKGQKDRPVFISKSAATQLELYLRARTDSLIPLFLSYSRNTQAPSTSGDYRRLNQRSVQRMVAKYARLAGITKHVSPHTMRHSFATDLLMNGADIRSVQSMLGHSSIATTQVYTHVTDQHLRDVYERFHSDNTEA, from the coding sequence ATGTCTGCGCTATTACTAGATTTCGCTGAATATCTTGAGATTGAACGCGGTCGGTCAAGCCGCACATCGGAAAATTACACCCGGTACCTTGAGCGTTTTTTACAATTTGCCGGCATGGACCTTACTGTTGACAAAATCACACCAGAGCTTATCCGCAAATACCGTCTGTGGCTCAACCGCCAAAAAGACGACAACGGAAACGAACTCGCACTCATCACGCAGAACTATCACCTCATTGCGCTACGCGGGTTTCTTAACTACCTCAGTAAACGCAGCATTCCAAGCATGGCACCAAATAAAATTGAATTACCACGCGTCCATAGAAAACAAGTAACATTTTTATACAACGACGAGGTTGAGCGAATATTTGACGCCGTACCGGATGACGACGAGATCTCACATCTGCGCGACAGAGCAATCCTAGAGCTACTATACTCAAGTGGACTGCGCGTCTCAGAGCTCATCGGGCTAAACCGCGATCACGTCAACACTACACGTCGAGAGTTCACGGTGCGCGGAAAAGGCCAAAAAGACCGCCCAGTATTTATCAGCAAGAGCGCAGCAACTCAATTAGAGCTGTATCTTCGCGCGCGGACAGACTCGCTCATCCCATTATTTTTAAGCTACAGCCGCAATACTCAAGCGCCGAGCACGAGCGGCGACTACCGACGGCTCAACCAGCGCAGCGTGCAGCGAATGGTCGCAAAGTACGCGCGGCTTGCTGGAATCACCAAGCACGTCAGTCCGCACACGATGCGCCACAGCTTTGCGACCGACCTGCTTATGAACGGCGCGGATATTCGCAGCGTGCAAAGTATGCTCGGGCATAGCAGTATCGCCACAACGCAAGTATATACGCACGTCACTGACCAACATTTGCGGGATGTGTATGAACGTTTTCACAGCGATAATACCGAGGCATGA
- a CDS encoding Nucleoside-diphosphate kinase → MAGIVERTLIIFKPDAVQRGIVGEILTRFERVGLKIVATKMIAPTKEHYYRHYEEIGQMITRRGKEKFDITLDMMVQGPVIAMVLEGVEAVQLVRKLVGTTEPKSAAPGTIRGDYSHMSFVYADAEHKGVPNLIHASGNDKEAIEEIGHWFSDDEIFEYKSLNDKFTL, encoded by the coding sequence GTGGCAGGAATAGTAGAACGAACGTTGATTATATTTAAGCCCGATGCTGTGCAGCGCGGCATTGTTGGTGAGATTTTGACGCGGTTTGAGCGGGTCGGGTTAAAAATCGTCGCAACAAAAATGATTGCGCCGACTAAAGAGCATTATTATCGCCACTACGAAGAAATTGGACAGATGATTACGCGCCGCGGCAAAGAAAAATTTGACATCACGCTTGACATGATGGTGCAGGGGCCAGTGATTGCGATGGTGCTTGAAGGAGTTGAGGCGGTGCAATTAGTACGCAAACTTGTCGGTACGACTGAACCGAAAAGTGCTGCTCCTGGGACAATCCGCGGTGACTACTCACATATGAGCTTCGTGTATGCTGACGCTGAGCATAAGGGCGTGCCAAATCTTATCCACGCTAGCGGCAATGACAAAGAAGCGATTGAGGAAATTGGACACTGGTTTTCAGACGACGAAATTTTTGAGTATAAGTCGCTCAACGATAAATTTACCTTATAA
- a CDS encoding BPH 2 domain-containing protein: MDATFEGQHADETILFVFRRHIIAMRKGFYSLLIPLAVGSIPPLIWQTKLELFLLPLAGLVLGSILFFYHFLMWYFTVYVVTNERIRQITQRGFFGKDVVELSLDKVQSISYNIPGFSGEVFKFGTIIIQTFVGDLVIRMVEHPSEIYNKLQDAVYAAEASRRSTDE; this comes from the coding sequence ATGGACGCGACGTTTGAAGGTCAGCATGCGGATGAAACAATTCTTTTCGTTTTTCGGCGCCATATTATTGCGATGCGTAAAGGATTCTATTCGCTACTCATTCCACTTGCAGTCGGGTCAATTCCGCCGCTTATTTGGCAAACGAAACTCGAGCTATTTCTGTTACCGCTTGCCGGACTTGTGCTTGGATCAATCCTATTTTTTTACCATTTTCTGATGTGGTACTTTACTGTGTACGTCGTGACGAACGAGCGGATTCGTCAGATTACGCAGCGCGGTTTTTTTGGCAAAGATGTGGTAGAATTGAGCCTGGATAAGGTGCAGAGCATCAGTTATAATATACCAGGGTTCAGTGGCGAAGTTTTTAAGTTCGGCACGATTATAATCCAAACATTTGTGGGCGATCTCGTTATCCGTATGGTTGAGCACCCGAGTGAGATATATAATAAATTGCAGGATGCGGTTTACGCTGCCGAAGCGAGCCGCCGGAGCACAGATGAATAG
- a CDS encoding PpiC domain-containing protein, with translation MNRKLSIKRKNKKQAKVPPRITNETVAEHREQIIAGGRKFKYPIQYARHRLVFNAIIIAIVGAFLFLVAGWVLMYPMQNSSGVAYRISRVIPLPVGSINGEAVLYSDYLASYRSSAYYLNKNPEVRLKNDGQVQLNHIKRQSLDLAERVAYARQLARQHNISISDSDVDTVIERERITANGRVSQDTYDASIKMLFGESANDYRFRTANAMLESRVAFAVDVKAKQQIEAVMAALKQGKSFDEAVGSANALSGGKANAGKSGLIDVTSKFNGLRVQGIAGLKKDEISGIMQSATADGYYIVKITEKTEKKIAFDYVHVPLQEFTAQFAKLKADGKIQEYISVPESQQP, from the coding sequence ATGAATAGAAAGTTATCAATTAAGCGCAAGAATAAAAAGCAAGCGAAAGTCCCGCCGCGTATTACAAACGAAACAGTCGCGGAACACCGCGAGCAGATTATTGCGGGCGGGCGTAAATTTAAGTATCCGATTCAGTATGCTCGTCACCGTTTAGTATTCAATGCGATTATTATTGCAATCGTGGGTGCGTTCCTGTTCCTTGTTGCGGGCTGGGTGCTGATGTATCCAATGCAAAATTCAAGCGGCGTTGCATACCGTATCTCGCGCGTCATTCCATTGCCAGTCGGATCAATCAATGGCGAAGCGGTTTTATATAGCGATTATCTTGCATCGTATCGTTCGTCGGCATATTATTTGAATAAAAACCCAGAAGTGCGGCTCAAAAACGATGGGCAAGTACAGCTTAACCATATCAAGCGTCAATCGCTTGACCTCGCGGAGCGTGTCGCGTATGCGCGTCAACTAGCTCGCCAACATAATATTTCAATCTCTGATAGCGATGTCGACACGGTGATTGAGCGGGAGCGTATAACAGCAAACGGGCGCGTCTCGCAGGATACGTACGATGCTTCTATCAAGATGTTGTTTGGTGAAAGCGCGAACGATTATCGGTTTAGGACGGCAAACGCGATGCTTGAAAGCCGTGTGGCGTTTGCAGTTGATGTAAAAGCGAAGCAGCAGATTGAAGCGGTGATGGCAGCGCTTAAACAGGGCAAGTCATTTGACGAGGCTGTGGGCAGCGCGAATGCATTGTCTGGCGGGAAGGCGAATGCAGGGAAGAGCGGATTGATTGATGTGACAAGTAAATTCAATGGATTACGCGTACAGGGTATTGCGGGGCTAAAAAAAGATGAGATCTCTGGTATTATGCAGAGTGCGACGGCTGATGGATACTATATTGTAAAAATTACCGAAAAAACTGAAAAGAAAATTGCTTTTGATTACGTTCATGTTCCGCTACAAGAGTTTACGGCGCAATTTGCAAAGCTTAAGGCGGATGGCAAAATTCAAGAGTATATTTCCGTTCCTGAGTCGCAGCAGCCGTAG
- a CDS encoding glycosyltransferase family 2 protein, translating to MTRIVDDRELPLGKRTKLYRFFEILPGFLTYSMLALVVILSIVQPLWAAIYILLVILAMFVRAIGVAYRTIHGHQALVAAQKVDWSQRLHDLAQAYRGKLPSHKADSRVFESRRHAAIVRAVVDRKLSIPNPELIYHAVIIAAYNESYDVIKPTIESVRATTYDNDKLIVYLAYEERGGESIEKTAQRLKKEYASAFKTFQIIKHPKDLPDEIPGKGPNITYAGKKLQAWCDRQHIPYDDVIVTTLDSDNRPYPSYFDYVSYEYLVRPNRERLSYQPIALYFGNIWDAPAPMRVLATGNSFWTVISSMRPHTLRNFAAHSQPLSALVKINYWSKRSIVEDGHQYWRSYFYYNGDYGVVPIHVPIYQDAVMADTFRKTAIAQFKQLRRWGYGASDIPYVAVRIFTRARTVPFWEGFARFWRLLDGHVSLSTSAIIVAFGGWVPLLLNREASRNYTVHSLPIVISYIQSIALIGLFITILLMMKMLPPRPARYKRRRTIAMILQWFLMPVTAICYGALAPINAQTHLLLGKYLESFDVTDKATFASREKAKKNKGRRRIRMKKQRK from the coding sequence ATGACGCGTATCGTAGATGACCGAGAGCTACCACTCGGTAAGCGTACGAAGCTATATCGATTTTTCGAAATCCTTCCGGGCTTTCTAACGTACTCCATGCTAGCGCTTGTTGTTATTTTATCAATTGTGCAGCCGCTATGGGCGGCGATTTATATTTTGCTTGTGATACTAGCGATGTTTGTGCGTGCGATTGGTGTTGCGTATCGGACGATCCATGGGCATCAAGCGCTTGTCGCGGCTCAAAAAGTTGATTGGAGCCAGCGGCTTCATGATTTAGCGCAGGCATATCGAGGAAAGCTGCCTTCACACAAAGCAGATTCACGAGTATTTGAATCGCGGCGCCATGCAGCAATCGTGCGTGCGGTGGTTGATAGAAAGCTAAGCATACCAAATCCAGAGTTAATCTATCATGCGGTTATTATCGCTGCGTATAATGAGTCGTACGACGTCATTAAACCAACTATTGAGTCGGTTCGGGCGACGACATACGACAATGATAAGTTGATCGTTTATCTTGCATACGAAGAGCGCGGCGGCGAAAGTATTGAAAAAACGGCGCAGCGGCTTAAAAAAGAATATGCGTCGGCATTTAAGACATTCCAGATCATTAAGCATCCAAAAGATTTGCCTGACGAAATTCCTGGAAAAGGGCCAAACATTACGTACGCAGGTAAAAAATTACAAGCGTGGTGTGACCGGCAACATATTCCGTATGACGATGTGATTGTTACGACGCTTGATAGTGATAATCGTCCATACCCGTCATATTTTGACTATGTTAGCTATGAATATCTTGTGCGCCCGAATCGCGAGCGGTTATCATATCAGCCAATTGCGTTGTATTTTGGTAATATTTGGGATGCGCCAGCGCCGATGCGCGTACTTGCGACCGGTAATTCTTTTTGGACAGTGATTAGCAGTATGCGCCCGCATACGCTTCGTAATTTTGCCGCACATAGCCAGCCGCTCTCAGCGCTTGTCAAAATTAATTATTGGAGTAAGCGCAGCATTGTTGAGGATGGTCATCAGTATTGGCGCAGTTATTTTTATTATAATGGCGACTACGGTGTCGTCCCGATTCATGTGCCGATTTATCAAGATGCGGTGATGGCTGATACATTTAGAAAGACAGCTATCGCACAGTTCAAACAGCTCCGTCGCTGGGGGTATGGTGCTTCCGATATACCGTATGTGGCTGTTCGTATATTTACGCGTGCTCGTACTGTGCCGTTTTGGGAGGGCTTTGCACGGTTTTGGCGCTTGCTTGACGGACACGTTAGTTTATCAACATCGGCGATTATTGTTGCGTTTGGCGGTTGGGTGCCACTGTTGTTAAATCGAGAAGCATCACGAAACTACACAGTTCATTCGCTACCAATTGTCATTAGCTATATACAGTCAATCGCGTTGATCGGGTTGTTTATTACTATTTTACTGATGATGAAAATGCTGCCGCCGCGTCCCGCGCGCTATAAGCGGCGGCGTACGATCGCGATGATATTGCAATGGTTTCTCATGCCGGTTACTGCCATTTGTTATGGAGCACTTGCGCCGATTAATGCGCAAACGCATTTATTACTTGGAAAATATCTTGAAAGTTTTGATGTAACTGATAAGGCAACATTCGCCTCACGCGAAAAGGCAAAAAAGAATAAGGGCCGTCGACGTATACGTATGAAAAAGCAGCGAAAATAG